AGGTGGTCTTGATACCTCTGTGGCAATTAAATGGATTCCCGAAAAATACCATATGGATGTTATTACGGTAACTATTGATCTGGGCGCGGTAAAGGATCTGGATGCCATTCGGGAAAAGGCGCTAAAAATCGGGGCTAAAAAGGCGATTGTGATTGACGCAAAGGATACCTTTGTTAAATATTTCATATTTCCCGCTCTGCAGGCAGGGGCATTATATGAAGGGGTTTATCCTCTGGCAACGGCTCTCGGCAGGCCGCTTATTGCGAAATTATTGGCAGATGTAGCACTTGAAGAAAATGCAGATGCTGTGGCTCACGGTTGCACCGGGAAGGGAAACGACCAGGTGCGATTAGATGTATCTTTACAGGTCTTGAATCCCCGGTTACAGATTATTGCACCGGTAAGGGAGTGGAAGATGACCCGTGATGAGGAGATCCGATATGCCGAGGAACATAATATCCCCGTGGAAGCAAAGATTAAAAGCCCCTATAGTACGGATGAGAATCTTTGGGGAAGAAGTATCGAGTGTGGTGTCCTGGAAGATCCATGGGTAGAACCGCCAGAGGAGGTTTACAAATGGACGAAGAATGCAAAAGACGCTCCTGACGAATCCGAGTATATTGAGATTGAGTTTGCAAGGGGTATTCCCATAGCAATTAACGATGAGGAGATGGACGGTGTTGCCCTGATTAATACGTTAAATGCATGGGGAGGGAAGCACGGCGTTGGCCGCATTGATCATTTGGAGAACCGGCTTGTAGGCATCAAGTCCAGAGAGATTTACGAATCTCCTGCTGCTATGATATTGCATACGGCACATAAGGCGCTGGAAGGTATGATTATGACAAAAGATGCCCTGAGATTTAAGGATATAATATCTGCCCAGTACGCGGATTTAATTTATAACGGGTTGTGGTTTTCTGCCTTTCATCAGGATCTCGTGGCTTATGTGCTGAGTAATCAACGCCTGATGAACGGGACGATCCGTATGAGGTTATCAAAAGGGACCTGCACGGTAGTGGGGCGTAAATCACCGCTATCCCTGTATAATGAAAAGTTAGCTACTTATCAGAAAGAAGACACCTTTGATCATAGTGCATCTCTTGGATTTATCAAGATATACGGGTTGCCTGTGAAGATACAGGCACAAAAGCAAATGGATATCCTTGCAGGCAGAGAGGCGTTACATCTGGATTCGATTATGCCGCCGAAGGTGAAATCGATACATAAGTCCGGAGGCGAATAAACGTGAAATAATGAGAGTGTTGTTACTATTTCCCCCATCCTGGCATCCTTCTCAGCCGTATCTGAGTTTACCGTCACTAACTGCCTTTTTAAGGCAACAGGGCGTTCACGATGTTGTCCAGCGGGATTTGAATATCGAGTTGCTGGATATACTCCTCACCAAAAAAACCTGTAGTGAATTTTATCAAAAGATTATCGGCGCCTTACGGCGTATGGATAATTCATGGGGGACGCCCCGGCGGAGCGCCTCTGCGAATTGGCAAGAAAAATATCAGGCATTGGCTCATGCATCGGAAGTTATTCCTGCGATAATTGATAAGATAGAGCCTGCGAAAAATACGTTGAGATCCGAAGGTTTTTATAATCTTGAGCGGTATATGGAAAGTGTTCACATTATCAATGAATCCCTCAGTCTCATGTCTGCCTTGTACTATCCCTCTTCACTGACTGCGCTCAGCAATGATATGCGGTATTCGGTATATTCTTCACAAGAAATTTTTCGGGCGCTGGGTGATGAAGAGGAAAATATATTCCTCAATCTGTATAAGGATCACATTCTTTCTTCCATCATCGATTTTCCTCCCGATCTGCTGGGTATTTCCATTACCAGCACTTCACAGATCATACCTGGATTAACCCTTGCAAAATTACTCAGGGATCGGAATAAAGAAATCTACATTACGATAGGGGGGAGTGTTTTTACCAAGCTCATTGAAAACCTGAAAAAGATAGATAGCATGTTCTCGGTTGTAGACAGCTTTATTGTTTTTGAGGGTGAGCATGCCTTGCTGAGGCTTGTAGAACAAGTGGACGGCAAGCGGGATTTCCGGAAAGTGCCTAATCTGGTGTATCGGGAAAACAACATTACGAGGATCAATGAGCCATTTTATGCAGAAGATTTGAATGCGTTGCCTACGCCTGACTTTGATGGTCTTCCCTTAAAACTGTATCATGCCCCTGAGTCTGTTTTACCGGTACAAACATCGAGGGGGTGTTACTACCGGAAATGTGCCTTTTGCAATTTACATCTGGACCACAGGAATTTCCGGTTGCGTCGGACTGAATTGCTGATGGAAGATATCCGTACACTTTCACATAAGTATCATACGCCGTATTTCTTCTTTACGGATGAGTCCGTTCCTATGAATCAATTGCGGGAGATATCACAAAATCTTCTGGAGAGCCGGCAGAACATCAAGTGGATGGCAGGGGTAAGGTTTGAGAATGCCCTCGATAGTGATTTATTGGGGAAGATGGCGAAGTCAGGATGTCAAAAGCTGGTGTTTGGTCTGGAATCGTATAATCAGAGGGTACTGGATTTGATGAAAAAGGGGATTAAGACCGATGTGGTGAAAAACATATTGAATGCCTGTTTAGAAGCGGGCATATCATTTCATCTCTATATTATCATCGGATTTCCGACAGAAACCGGGAAAGAGGCGCAAGAGACGCTTGATTTTGTGCTCACCAAAGAATATCTGGCTTCAACAGGTTTTTCCTGCTTGCCATCTCTTTTTGGAATGGAGAAGGATTCTCCTGTTACTCATAATCCTGAGAAATATGGACTGAGGAGCTTGATGGCTCCCGGGAGTGAGGATTTGGGATTGGGCTATTTTTATGAAGTAGATCAGGGGATGTCTCCGGAAGAGGCCGAAAGAATGTACCATTATGTGATACGTCAGTTGAGCGAAAAGTTATGTCCATTTCCCTATAACTATTCTTTACCCGATGGGCTGCTCTATCTTACCCATAAAGCAGGGATTTGATTGATTCAAGGTATCATATACTGAGTCGGGGACATATCTAGTACAGTGTCAAGATAATTTATGATACTACGGCTGGCTCAATCTTCCACGATTGAATCGGGACGTTGAGTATTTCTCTCAGATAGTATCTTGTCATTGCGAGGGTAGTGTCCGAAACAATCTCTTGAATAGTTCAGAAAAGAGATTGCTTCGGGAAAAAACCCCTCGCAATGACAAGATAATACCTGAGAGGTTATCCCAAAACCTCAATTTAGTATCTGGAATCATGTGAGACATAGTAGGTATAAGGAGAGAATTTTTCATACTCTGTAAGCCGATTCCTGGGGTGGCACTGACAAACTTTGTTTGTCAGTGTTTTGTAATCCATATCCATGTACGCAGGTAAATAAGCACGGACAAACGAAGTTTGTCCGTGCCACCCGGTCTGGGGAGTTATCTAGAAACCTCATTGTTAGTATTTAGAATCATTTGAAGATAGAGAGGTTCCCGTACAGAAATAGGTTTTGGGATAGCTTCTGGAGAAATGCTCAACGTCCCGATTCAATCGTGGACAATTGAGGCAGCCTCAGTATCATGAATCATCTTGATAGTGTACCAAGGATGGAAAAGTTTGAAATAAAAAGGCTATTTTCTGGCTCATGTAATTTCATAAGCCACTGTGCCGAATTGTTATCATAGGAAAATATTCTTGTTAAAATCGATTAAGTACAAATTAATACTGATCTTTTTATTGTGTTCGTTTATGCCATTATTGTTGCTGCGTTTTATGGCATTTCCCAAGGCACAGAAAGATTTGGAAGAGGCTTTAATAAGAAACCTGGAAGGGGTGAAACAAAAGCAGGCAGAAATTTTAAAAATGTGGTTTCATGAGCGAAGACACGATGCAAAGATCATCAGCAGGAACATTTCTGCCATGCTGGGAAAGAATAGTAACGATAAGGGGGATGATTTCCGGAAACTCTACGATTATATGGAGATGCTGAGAGCAGAGTATGGATACAAAGGCATATCTATTACCTTGCGGGACGGAATCATACTCGCAGCTACGGAAAAGGAATGGGTTGGTTCCAATATTGTAAGGTATGATTATTGCAGAGAAGCCCTGAACGGAACTGTTTTTATATCCAGGATTCAGCTTTTTGCTCAGCCGGGAAGTAAGAATAAGGATAGTAATAGTGGCGTCCCAACGATATTTATCTCTGCTCCGCTTGCAGATTCCAATAGCGTTACCATAGGAGCGGTCATTCTCCGGATGGATACAGCATCTCTCAGTGACATCATGAGAAGTGCAGAATTGGGGAAAACAGGGGAAACTTTTCTTATCAACAGAGAAGGATACATGCTGACAGAATCAAGATTTGCAGACGAGTTAAAAAAGACAGATCTGATTCAGCGAAGAACTTCATTGGAGTTAAGAATAGCGAATCCCCATACAGGGATGCTTACCGATGGAGCTCAGAAATGCCTGAGTTGTAACGACGGATATGATGCAGAAGGTTATATAAATTACGATGGTAAGAAGGTTTTGGGCGCGTGGTGCTGGATTCCGGAATATGATTGTGGCTTACTTGCGCAAATTGATATTCACGAAGGATACGGAGCGGCTTACAATTTAAAGAAATTTGTTCTTTCAACCCTTTTGGTATTAGCGCTTCCCCTGATACTGATTTCATTTTACTTTGGTAAAAGGATTTCAGCCCCTATTTTCAATATAACAGAAGTAACGAAAAAGATTGCGAGTGGCGATCTGGGACAGCGGGTAAAAGTCAGCAGCAAAAAGGATGAGATTAATGAACTGGCAAAGGCATTTAATGCGATGGCAGGCTCGCTTGAAGAAAAAACGATAAAATTAAGGAATTACACAACTGATCTTGAAAATACCGTAAAAGAGAGAACCCTTGAACTTCAGGAGACAACAAACTTTTTGAATAGCATTCTGGCTGGCTCTACGGAATATTCGATTATTGCTGAAGATTTACAGGGTAATATTCTTGCATTCAATGAAGGGGCGAGTCTTATTTATGGCTATAAACCGGAGGAAATGATTGGGATAGCCAATGTAAGAATCCTTCATACGGATGAGGACGTGAAATCGGGAAAAGTAGACTATATCTTAGAGGCAGCACGTAAAACGGGTAGATATGAGGGGGAAGTGATGAGAAAGAGAAAGAATGGCGATGTCTTTCCCGTTCATGTAACTTTTACCTTACGGCGTGATGAGATGGGGCATCCTATCGGATTTGTCGTAATATCGAAGGATATTACGAAAGAAAAACTGGTGGCACTGGAAAAGGAGATTATCAATAACATCAATAAGACGATTGCTTCTGGTTTACATATTAAAGGAATTTATACAAACGTTTATCATGAGCTAAAACGTATCATTGATTTTACCTGGTTAGGGGTGACGTGTTCTAACGATGGGGCAGAAGTTACGGAGGATTCTCATATTGTTCATGGAGTGCTATCTCCTGTAGACTGGTTAAACAGGAATCCATATCCGTTCGATACAACGGCGCAAGGTATTGCTGTGAAGACAGGTATGCCTGTTTTTGTTCCGGATACGATTGGGAGTACGTATCTGATCGATCAGGAATTATCCCAAAAGGGTATCCGCTCTTACGTATGTGTTCCTTTAAAATCAAAGGGAATTACTATCGGAACCATTACGTTGGGAAGCAGAAAGAAAGGCGCTTTTACGGAAATACACTTGAGTTTATTACATCAAATTACTCCACAATTAGCTATTGCCATAGAAAATGCCAGGCTGTTCATATTCATAAAGGAATCAGAGAAGAAATACAGAGATCTTGTGGAGAATGCGCCGGAAATGATCCATGAGATTGGTCCCGAAGGGAAATTTATTAATGTAAATAAAACAGAATTAAACAAATTAGGATACTCCCTTCAGGAAATGATGCAGATGACGCTTGAGGATATTGTCCCAAATGAACAGAAAGAAGAAATAAAAAGATATATGAAACGGATGGTTGAAACCGGAAGTGGTGAATTGGAGACGGTGTTTTTAACGAAAACAGGGAAAGAAATTAACGTCGAGATTAATGGGACAGGTCTTTATAATAACAAGACGAAAGAATATATTTGCACACGGGCGTTTGTACGGGATATTACCGAAAGGAAAAATATGGAGGAACAGGTGCGCCGGTCAGAAAAACTTGCCTCAATGGGCGAACTGGCTGCGGCAATTGCGCATGAGATTCGGAATCCGCTGGGTGCGATATGCAATTCTGTAGGAATTTTGGATGCTCACTTAAGAGTGACAGGTCAGGATAAGGATCTCCTGGAGATGATTGTGGAACAATCAGAGAGGCTGGACAGGATTATCAGTGATTTTTTAACCTTTGCCCATCCCCGGGAGCCTTCCTTTTCCCTGCAAAATATTCGGGAAGTAATTAAGAATACTATTTTTCTGTTAGAGCAGGATAGCCGATATACAGATCAGGTAGAAATAAAGGAGATTTATGAGAGCGTATTACCGAAAGTTTATCTTGATACCGATCTGATTCATCAGGTATTTTGGAATTTATTGATCAATTCCTTAGATGCTATGCCACAAGGCGGGCAGATCAGGATAATGGTGAGAAAAACAACCTTATTTTTGCGGGATGCAGTGGAAATTATCATATCAGATACGGGAAGAGGCATACCATCTCATGAATTGGATAAAATATTTGAGCCTTTCTATACTACAAAATCGGAAGGAACAGGGTTGGGTCTTTCTGTCGTTCAACGTATTATTGATGATCATGGCGGAACGATAGATGTGAAAAGTAAGGAAGGCAAGGGGACGACCTTTTCTATTAAGCTGCCTGTTGGCCCTATGGGGAACGGAAAAGAGAAAATTAAAAACAATCTTTTAATGGGATGAAAAAGAGTTATGGAAGATGGTAAAATCCTTGTAGTTGAAGATCAGGATGCCATGAGAGAATCCCTTATAATAGCATTCAGAGACGAGGGGTATCAGGTTGAAGGCGTTTCGAGCGGAGAAGAGGCTATTCAAAAATTGTGTGGTCATACTGTGTATGACCTTGTTATCACAGATCTGAAGATGAAAAAAGTAGATGGCCTGGAAGTGCTCAAGACGGTGAAGACTGCAAATCCTTCCACAGAAGTAGTGCTTATTACTGCTTATGGCACCATTAGTACTGCGGTGCAGGCGATTCGGGACGGTGCATACGATTATGTGACGAAACCTTTTCGTCATCAGGAGATCCTCAGGGTTGCAAAAAAGGCAATTGAGAAAAAAAGCCTGAAGGACAGGGTGAGGTAC
The genomic region above belongs to Candidatus Jettenia caeni and contains:
- a CDS encoding argininosuccinate synthase, which produces MSEQRKKVVLAYSGGLDTSVAIKWIPEKYHMDVITVTIDLGAVKDLDAIREKALKIGAKKAIVIDAKDTFVKYFIFPALQAGALYEGVYPLATALGRPLIAKLLADVALEENADAVAHGCTGKGNDQVRLDVSLQVLNPRLQIIAPVREWKMTRDEEIRYAEEHNIPVEAKIKSPYSTDENLWGRSIECGVLEDPWVEPPEEVYKWTKNAKDAPDESEYIEIEFARGIPIAINDEEMDGVALINTLNAWGGKHGVGRIDHLENRLVGIKSREIYESPAAMILHTAHKALEGMIMTKDALRFKDIISAQYADLIYNGLWFSAFHQDLVAYVLSNQRLMNGTIRMRLSKGTCTVVGRKSPLSLYNEKLATYQKEDTFDHSASLGFIKIYGLPVKIQAQKQMDILAGREALHLDSIMPPKVKSIHKSGGE
- a CDS encoding two-component sensor kinase; its protein translation is MLKSIKYKLILIFLLCSFMPLLLLRFMAFPKAQKDLEEALIRNLEGVKQKQAEILKMWFHERRHDAKIISRNISAMLGKNSNDKGDDFRKLYDYMEMLRAEYGYKGISITLRDGIILAATEKEWVGSNIVRYDYCREALNGTVFISRIQLFAQPGSKNKDSNSGVPTIFISAPLADSNSVTIGAVILRMDTASLSDIMRSAELGKTGETFLINREGYMLTESRFADELKKTDLIQRRTSLELRIANPHTGMLTDGAQKCLSCNDGYDAEGYINYDGKKVLGAWCWIPEYDCGLLAQIDIHEGYGAAYNLKKFVLSTLLVLALPLILISFYFGKRISAPIFNITEVTKKIASGDLGQRVKVSSKKDEINELAKAFNAMAGSLEEKTIKLRNYTTDLENTVKERTLELQETTNFLNSILAGSTEYSIIAEDLQGNILAFNEGASLIYGYKPEEMIGIANVRILHTDEDVKSGKVDYILEAARKTGRYEGEVMRKRKNGDVFPVHVTFTLRRDEMGHPIGFVVISKDITKEKLVALEKEIINNINKTIASGLHIKGIYTNVYHELKRIIDFTWLGVTCSNDGAEVTEDSHIVHGVLSPVDWLNRNPYPFDTTAQGIAVKTGMPVFVPDTIGSTYLIDQELSQKGIRSYVCVPLKSKGITIGTITLGSRKKGAFTEIHLSLLHQITPQLAIAIENARLFIFIKESEKKYRDLVENAPEMIHEIGPEGKFINVNKTELNKLGYSLQEMMQMTLEDIVPNEQKEEIKRYMKRMVETGSGELETVFLTKTGKEINVEINGTGLYNNKTKEYICTRAFVRDITERKNMEEQVRRSEKLASMGELAAAIAHEIRNPLGAICNSVGILDAHLRVTGQDKDLLEMIVEQSERLDRIISDFLTFAHPREPSFSLQNIREVIKNTIFLLEQDSRYTDQVEIKEIYESVLPKVYLDTDLIHQVFWNLLINSLDAMPQGGQIRIMVRKTTLFLRDAVEIIISDTGRGIPSHELDKIFEPFYTTKSEGTGLGLSVVQRIIDDHGGTIDVKSKEGKGTTFSIKLPVGPMGNGKEKIKNNLLMG